TGCATGGGATGCCTTCAGCCAGGGCGCATATAAGGCCCTGAAAGAGAATGGCCGTACTGAAATCAAACTCTACAGCATCGACGTGTCGAATCAGGATCTTCAGCTGATGCGCGAAAAAGGCAGCCCATGGCAGATGACCGCCGCTGTCGATACTCAGCTGATCGGCGCCGTGAACCTGCGTATCGTGGCCCTGAAAATTGCCGGTGAGAAAACGCCTGCCACTTATGAATTCCCGGCACAAACCATTCCTCAATCCCTGTTGCTCAGCCAGCCGGATGGCATCAACGTGACCGGCCTGAGTAAAATCATTCCGGGCTGGGGAAAATCTGAAGATTTCACTGCGCCGTGGTTTGCGACGCTGGAAGCAAAATACAAAAAGTAACCGCCTCAGACCTCCCGGAAACGGGAGGTTTTCCTCCGCTGTTCAGTACTTCACCCGTTTGTTCCGCTCAACTTTTCCCCGTTTGCCCCGCGCGATCACAGAAATAAAGAAACATAATTTCAGAAACAAAAATCTCAATAGCCTCAGCGCCTTGTAAACGTTAAAACTCCTACTCTCCCATTTCATACGGACATTGAAGCAATGAGTACTGAGATCCTTTCGGTCAAGGAAAAGATTGGATATGGATTAGGCGATGCGGCCAGTCACATAATTTTCGATAACGTCATGCTTTACATGATGTTCTTTTATACCGATATCTTCGGCATTCCGGCCGGTTATGTCGGTACCATGTTCCTGCTCGCCCGCGCGCTGGACGCAATTTCTGATCCCTGCATGGGATTACTGGCCGACCGCACCCGCACCCGCTGGGGGAAATTCCGTCCTTACGTACTGTTCGGTGCTATCCCGTTCGGTATCGTCTGCGTCTTTACCTACACCACGCCTGAGCTCAGCATGACCGGCAAAATGATCTACGCCGCCATCACTTATACGCTGCTGACGCTGATGTACACCGTCGTGAATATCCCTTATTGCGCGCTGGGTGGTGTGATCACCTCTGACCCGACACAGCGTATTTCGTTGCAATCGTATCGCTTCGTGCTGGCCACCGCCGGCGGGATGCTGAGTACGGTGCTGATGATGCCGCTGGTGAATTACATCGGCGGTGAAGATAAAGCGCTCGGCTATCAGGGGGGGATCGCGGTACTGGCAATTGTCGCTGCCATCATGCTGGCGATCTGTTTTGCGACCACCAAAGAGCGTGTCGATCCGGGCAAACCTACCGGCACCATGCGCGAAGATTTGCGTGATATCTGGCACAACGATCAGTGGCGCATTGTCGGCCTGCTGACCATCCTCAATATTATGGCGGTCGCGGTTCGCGGCGGCGCCATGATGTATTACGTCACTTATATTCTCGGCAATCCGGTGCTGTTCGCCTGGTTCCTCGGCGTGTATTCGGTCGGTAACCTGTTCGGCAGCGCACTGGCTAAGCCGCTGACTGACTGGAAATGCAAAGTCAGCGTGTTCTGGTGGACCAACGCTATTCTGGCGGTGCTGAGCATCGGCATGTTCTTCCTGCCGGTGAACGGCAGCGTACTGATGTTTATCTTCATCTTCGTCATCGGTGTTCTGCACCAGCTCGTGACGCCAATCCAGTGGGTGATGATGTCCGACACCGTCGATTACGGCGAATGGAATGACGGCAAGCGTCTGACGGGTATCAGTTTCGCCGGTACCCTGTTTGTGCTGAAACTCGGTCTGGCACTGGCCGGCGCGATGATCGGCTGGATGCTGGCAGGTTCCGGTTATCAGTCTGGTGCCACTACTCAAAATGCGGCCACCATGACCAGCATTATCGCGTTATTCACTCTGGTTCCGGCAGTCTGTTATCTGCTGAGCGCCATCATATGCAAACGCTATTACATTCTGCGCACCCCGCTGCTGCGCCGCATTCTTGATGAAGTGGCTCAGGGCATCCGCCGTAATCAGCAAGAATTTATGAAATGAATTTGTTTTTGAAAAACTGAAATTGATTTAACTGAACATGCCCAAAATCATTCGTGCTGAATCAAAGCGGCAACTGAGTAAATCCCCGGGAGCATACACAGGTATGTGACCGGGGTTGGTGAAGGCAGCCAACGCAGAGTCAGCGCGAAGGATGAAGGGCTAAAGGAGGAATTCATTATGAAAATCAGTGACGGTAACTGGTTGATACAAGAGGGTTTGTTGCTGACACATCCGCTACAGGTGTTTGAAGTGCAGCGCTCAGGCAACGACATGGTGATTTATGCCGCGCCGAAAGATGCGTCAGAGCGTGCCAGTCAGCTGGATTCACCGCTGTTTACGCTGCGATTTTTCTCGCCGCAAACCGGTGTTATTGGTGTGCGCATTACCCACTTTGACGGCGAAACCGATAAAGGCCCGCACTATCCGCTGCTGCAATCCGACACACCGGAATTGCGGTTTGAAGATAACGAGGAATTCGCTGCTTTGCACAGCGGTGACCTCTGTGTGCGTGTGACCAAAGGCAATAACTGGACGCTGGATTTCCTGCGCAATGGCCGCCGGATAACCGGCAGCGTCGCCAAATCTAATGGCTACGTGCAGGACGCGAACTCGCAGAAAACCTACATGATGGAGCGTCTGGATCTCGGCGTCGGCGAAACGGTCTACGGCCTCGGCGAGCGTTTCACCGCACTGGTTAAAAACGGCCAGACTGTTGAAACCTGGAACCGCGATGGCGGCACCAGCACGGAGCAATCTTACAAAAACATTCCGTTCTATCTCACCAACCGCGGCTACGGCGTGCTGGTGAATCATCCTGAATGTGTATCTTTTGAAGTGGGCTCGGAGAAAGTCTCTAAAGTGCAGTTCAGCGTCGAAGGCGAGTATCTGGAATATTTCGTCATTGATGGCCCGACGCCGAAAAAAGTGCTCGACCGCTATACCCGTCTGACCGGCCGCCCTGCGCTGCCGCCTGCCTGGTCATTTGGTCTGTGGCTGACGACCTCTTTCACCACTAATTACGATGAAGCCACGGTGAACAGCTTTATCGATGGCATGGCTGAACGCCAGCTGCCGTTGCACGTTTTCCACTTCGACTGCTTCTGGATGAAAGCCTTCCAGTGGTGTGATTTCGAGTGGGATCCTCAAACTTTCCCGGATCCACAGGGCATGTTGCAGCGCCTGAAAGCGCGCGGTCTGAAAATCTGTGTGTGGATCAACCCGTATATTGGTCAGAAATCACCGCTGTTCCATGAAGGCAAAGAAAAAGGTTATCTGCTAAAACGTCCGGACGGTCGCGTGTGGCAATGGGACAAATGGCAGGCCGGAATGGGAATTGTGGATTTCACTAATCCGCAGGCCTGCGAATGGTATGCAGGACATCTGAAACGTCTGGTGGATATGGGGGTGGACTGTTTCAAAACCGATTTCGGCGAGCGCATCCCGACCGACGTGGTCTGGCATGATGGCTGCGATCCGCAGAAAATGCACAATCACTACGCATTCGTATACAACAAACTGGTGTACGAAACATTGCAGGACAAACTCGGCGCATCTGAAGCCGTGCTGTTCGCCCGTTCAGCATCGGTCGGTGCCCAGCAATTCCCGGTTCACTGGGGCGGTGACTGTTACGCTACCTACGAATCCATGGCGGAAAGCCTGCGCGGTGGGTTATCTATCGGATTGTCTGGCTTCGGTTTCTGGAGCCACGATATCGGTGGATTCGAAAATACCGCTCCGGCGCACATCTACAAACGCTGGTGCGCTTTCGGCCTGCTATCAAGTCACAGCCGTCTGCATGGCAGCAAATCCTATCGTGTGCCGTGGGTCTATGACGATGAAGCCTGTGATGTCGTGCGCCAGTTTACGCAACTTAAATGCCGCCTGATGCCGTATCTGTATCCTGCGTCTTCACAGGCAGCCAGCCACGGAACGCCAGTCATGCGCGCCATGATGCTGGAATTCCCGGAAGATCCGCCCTGCGATTATCTCGACCGCCAGTATATGTTGGGCGATGATTTGCTGGTTGCTCCGGTCTTCAGCGAAGAAGGCGACGTCGATTTCTATCTGCCGCAGGGTCGCTGGACGCACCTTCTGAGTAACGAAGTCGCAGAAGGTTCACGCTGGCATCGTCAGCAGCACGGCTTTGACAGCCTGCCGCTGTATGTCCGCCCGAACACGTTGCTGGCACTCGGCAGTAACGACCAGAAGCCGGATTACGATTACAGCCAGCAAACCGAATTCCATCTGTTTGAACTGGAAGACGGTGCGGTAGCGGAAAGTGCCATCACGGATCTGAACGGGAAAACTGTTTTCAACCTGAAAGCCGAACGGCGGGATGGCGTGATTACAGTGACCCAGGAGGGCCAGGCTGCAGGATGGACACTGTGTCTGCGTAACCTGAGCACCGTGGGTGAAATCAGCGGCGCACATCAGAAAGCGGGTTCACAAGGAGTCGTGCTGACACCCACCTCGGACTGTCGGGAATTGGTGATTACTTTATAAATTTTATCATTTCACAGCCCCGCGACTCTCTTGAGTTATGGACTGACCCCATAAAGTTGGACAGTTCATGTTAAGCGGCTTTCAGGGCCTGGGTTCGGTATTCTACCGGACTCAGGCCTTTTAATTTCAGGCTTATTCTTTCGTTGTTGTAGTAATGGATATACCCCTCTATCGCCTCCCTCAGTTCCCTGAGACTCCCGAACTGGCTCAGGTAAAAACACTCCGATTTCAGCGTACCGAAGAAGTTCTCCATTACAGCATTATCCAGGCAGTTTCCTTTACGCGACATACTTTGCGTTATGCCCTCTGCCTTTAATTTTGCCTGATAGGCTGCCATTCGATACTGCCAACCCTGATCCGAGTGCAACAACGGGGCATCTTCTGGACTGAGCTTTGCGAACGCATCACGCAGCATGGTATTCACCATTTCCATCACCGGTCTTTCCGACAGGCTGTATGAGATGATTTCCCGGTTAAAAAGATCGAGAACCGGTGACAGGTACAACTTTTTACCCTGTATCGAGAACTCTGTAACATCCGTAACCCACTTTTCGTTGGCTTTTGATGCACTGAAGTCCCGACTCAGGAGGTTGGAGGCTGCCTTGCCCGCTTCCCCTTTCCAGGCGCGATATTTCTTCACCCTGATAAGCGACCGGAGCGACACCTCTGCCATCAGCCGCTGTACTGTTTTATGGTTCACCAGCAGCCCCTGCTTTCTCAGTGAGAGCGTGATCCTGCGGTAACCATAACGCCCTTTATGATGGTGGTATATCTCTCTGATTTTGTCTTTCAGTCCGGCATGCCTGTCCACTCGCTTCAGCGCGTTCATATTGTGATACCACGTACTGCGGGACATCCCCGCTGCACGCAGAAGGTCACTAAGCGCATAATTACGCCTTAGCTCACTGATTATTGCGGCTTTTTGCCGTTTTTCTCGCTTTGAACTAAGGCCTTTAGCTTTTTTAGGTAGGCATTCTCTGCACGCAGGTAACGGAGCTCAGCCCGCAGCTCTTCGGGAGATAACTTTTCCAGCGCCTCATCGGTAAGTGGGGATGCTTTTTTGGGTTTTGTCATGCCTTTGCTCCGGCCGGGTTTTATGCTCAGAAGTCCATTCTCACCAGCGTCTTTGTAGACATTAACCCAGTGCCGGACGACGGTCTCGTTTGAGATATTAAACCGTGCGGCAGCTTCGCGCATTGAAAGTTCTTCACCGAGAACAGTCCGGACAACAGCAATCCGGAATGCCGGAGAATGGCGGTCATTTTTCCAGGTAATGCCATCAATACCGTGTAATTGCCAGGCTCTGACCCAGCGACGAACGGATGTTCTTTCGACACCAAAACGTTCTGCGGTCCGTTGTGTCCCGTCATTGCCGTAGAGGTAATGGCTGACCACAGCCATTCTGGTTTCGAGGGTATATTTTGGCTTCGCCATAAAAAACTGCACCTTACTCAGTTGGGTGTCCAACTTTTGGGGTGCAGTCCATTACGGGGCTTTTTATTCCCGTCAATTCTACCCGTCACTCATTTCGGCTCATCGTTATAAAACAAATCATTCTTTTCTTCTTCATCTTATTTTACGTGCACGTTTCACTGGCAATGAAATAATAAAACATCTCGGTTACTCCAGCGGAAATCCTTTCTTTTTTAAACACGACTCAATATTTAAATACCCTTGCCGCGCCGTTAAGGATGCCAATATGAAATATAGATTTTATTTTTCTTTGCTGCTGGCCTGTTGTGCAGGAATATCGGTACCGTCCGTTCAGGCTGCTGACGGACAGGCTAATGTGGTGTGTAGTTTCAGTCATATGAAACCGGATGACGCCATATTAATGCCCGGAATGCCAGGCATGGCAATGTCCCATGATTTTGTGGGCAACCGCTCCACCGATGCCTTCTCTACGGCAGAAAGCCTTCTCCTGCATTCTGGTACAACCTGTAATAACGCGGCGGACAGCACCGGTTATTGGGCGCCGACCATGATGTTACCTGATGGTCAGGTGGTGAACCCGGCCTACATCAAAATTTATTATCAGGCAAATAATGTTGCACAGTACCCTATTACCGCTTATCCACACGGTTTGCAGTTACTGGCGGGTGATCACCGGGGCTCGGGGCCGAATCCTCAGGTTAATTTCTTATGCGCAAATGGCAATGGTTACACCCACACCGCCGACCAGACCTGCGGCCTGCGCTCCGCTGGCGACGCCGTGCAGTTCAATATTGCTGTGATGTTCCCTAACTGCTGGGATGGTGTCAACCTGAAAGCCAAGGGCACGAAAAATGCCGTCTACAGCGACAATTCAGGGAAGTGTCCGGCCGATCATCCTGTCAAAATTGCCTCAGTGAATATGAACATTGCGTATGTCCTTCCTCAGATCCAATCGCTGGATGTCAGTAAAATCAAGTTATCACTGGATCCTCAGATGATTGACGGTCAGCTGACACCACTCTGGGGCAGTATTTATACCGCACATGGTGATTTCATGAATGGGTGGACAGAAGATGCAACCAAATTCATGGCTGACCGTTGTATGAATTATTCTATGGAATGCTCGACGAATATCCCTTACAGCTATACCGATGCAGAAGCTGATACCTATGTCAGCAATCAAACCGATGCCGAAAACAATTATGGCAGTGTCCCGACATTATTAGTGCAGGATGACTGGAGAAACTCCAGCCGCGATTATCATAAACAAATGCTGGCATTAATTAAATTCAAAATCCCCGCTTTACCGCCAAATGTGGATGATTACCCCGGCGTAAGCTTTAAATATAAAATCCGCATCTATAATGGAAATATCTCTGACACCAGTGCCTTTACTATTTTCTTCTACCCCACCACACCTGATGGCTGGGATGAAAATACAGTGAACTGGAATAACAAACCGTCATTCAAATATACTGCGGATGCCAGTTTGTATATGGATAACGTTCAGCAATTCCGCTATGTCGATGTCGATAAAGCCGTCCGTGCAGCTATTGCTGCAGGGCAAACCGAAGTGGCGTATTACATAGGCGGCGAACGCACCGGCCGCATCATCAGTGTCGAAGCAAAAGAAAGCGGTAAGCCGCCGGTTCTGATGCTGGCCGGTTATCAAAAAGTCGTCGAACCTTAAAAAGCGGAAGGTCTGCCTTGCCCCGTTGCCCTCACAACGGGGCTTTTTTTATGTGGTTTCTAAACGTCCTGATAGACACTTTCGCCGTGAATACTCCGGTACTCTTTCGGCGTCATTTCGTAGCCTTTTTTGAATACCGAATAGAAGTATTGCAGCGACGGATAGCCGCACATCTGCGAGATCTCATTAATTGAAATCGACGTCGCCGCCAGCAGATTGCGCGCCCGGTCGAGTTTCTCTTCGTGGATCACCCCGTGGATTGTTTGCCCGGTTTCATCTTTAAAGCGTTTTTCCAGATTCGAACGCGACATCCCGATGGCATCAAGAACCTGCTCTACCTTAATCCCTTTACAGGCGTGATAACGGATGTAGTGCATGGCCTGGATAACCGCCGGATCACGCAAAGAACGGAAATCAGTTGAACGGCGCTCAACCACTTTCACCGGTGGCACAAGAATGCGCTGTAACGGTAAATCGCGCTGATCCAGCAACTGATGCAGGAGCTTTGCCGCCCGGTATCCCATCTGCCGCGTGCCTTGCACCACGGAAGACAGCGCCACGCGTGACAAATATCGTGTCAGTTCTTCGTTATCAATGCCGATCACACTGAGCTTTTCCGGCACCGGAATATTCAGATGCTCGCAGACCTGCAACAGATGGCGTGCCCGGGCATCGGTGACGGCAATAATGCCAGTTTGCTGCGGCAAGGTCTGGATCCAGTCGGCCAGCCGGTTCTGCGCGTGCTGCCAGTTTTCCGGCGCGGTTTCCATCCCCTGATACACCACCCCCTGATATTGCTCAGCCGATACCAGTTTTTTGAAAGCGTGTTCGCGCTCCTGTGCCCAGCGTTTCCCCCCCGCATCAGGTAAACCATAAAATGCGAAACGGTTGATACCTTTCTCTTTGAGGTGCATAAAGGCCGCTTCAACCAGCGCGTAGTTGTCGGTGGCGATGTAATGCACTGGCGGATAATCGTCTTCCTGATGATAAGAACCGCCGACGCCCACTATCGGAACATTTAGATCCTTGAGCAACGTCTCGATTTCTCTGTCGTCAAAATCAGCAATGACGCCATCGCCGAGCCAGTCTTTAATATTATCTATACGGCAGCGGAAATCCTCTTCAATGAAGATATCCCAGTCGCTTTGTGAGGCCTGCAAATACTCACCCACGCCTTCTACTACCTGACGGTCGTAAACTTTGTTAGCGTTAAATAACAGAGTGATCCGATAACGTTTCTCAAACATGCCTGTCTCTCACCGGTTTCTAATAGACTAAGCCTCATTCATTGCGCTAACTGAATGAGGCTGATTGCGTTGGTCAATAGCACAGCGCAATGGCTTAGGTTGATTTGGCATAGTGATTATGTGAGGTTCCTCAGGTTTTCCTGCATTGCCTCGCATAATCACCGCCACAGCGGAGGATTTATGCGCGTCTCTTGGTGGCCGAATCCATCCAGACCGCCAGCAGCAGGATCGCGCCTTTGACGATGTACTGCCAGAACGTTGGCACGTCCAGCATACTCATGCCGTTATCCAGAGATGCCATGATGAAAGCGCCCATTACGGCACCCGCAACACTCCCCACCCCGCCCGCCAGGCTGGTTCCGCCAATAACGCAGGCGGCAATGGCATCCAGTTCGGCAATATTACCCGCCGATGGCGAACCCGCGCCCAAACGTGAACTGAGGATCAGACCGGCGATAGCGACCATCAGTCCGTTAATCGCAAATACCGCCAGCTTGCTGCGTTCAACGTTCACGCCGGATAACCGCGCCGCTTCGATGTTGCCACCAATGGCATAAATACGACGACCAAATGAGGTGCGGGACGCCATAAACATGCCGCCCAGCATCAGCGCGACCAGAATCAGCACCGGCGTCGGCACGCCGCGATAGTCGTTGAGCAGATATATCGCACCCAGCGCAATGATGGCCGTCAGTGCCTGACGGGTGACATCGTTTTTAGCCGCGCTCACCGGCAATCCGAGAGCTGCACGCTGTTTACGCCGGTGCCATTGCCAGCCGATAAACAACGCCAGAGCCACCGCCCCGATACCAAAACCTAAGGTATCTGGCAGGTAGCTTTGACCAATCAGCGACATCGCAGGCGTCGTCGGCGACACCGTGGTGCCGCTGGTGATACCTATCAGAATGCCGCGAAACGCCAGCATCCCTGCCAGCGTGACGATAAATGATGGTACCTTACGGTAAGCCACCCACCAGCCGTTCCATGCGCCAAGCAACAATCCAAGCGCCAGCGTCACCACGATAGTCAGTGGCAACGGCCAGCCGAGCCAGACGTCAAAAATCGCCGCCACGCCGCCGAGTAAACCCATCATCGAGCCGACGGACAGGTCGATTTCCGCAGAAATAATCACGAACACCATGCCGACGGCCAGAATGCCGGTAATGGCGGTCTGGCGCAGCAAATTAGAAACGTTACGCGCGCTGATATACGCGCCGTCGGTGGTCACGCTGAAAAACACGATAATCACCGCAATGGCCGCCAGCATGACAAAAACTTGCAGGTTGATACTTTTCAGTTTTTTGACCGATAGCACGGCCTCTGAACCGCTCTCGTTGACGGCGGCGGAAGGGGTTCCTGGCTGGGGAAATTTAGAC
The Rahnella variigena genome window above contains:
- a CDS encoding glycoside-pentoside-hexuronide family transporter: MSTEILSVKEKIGYGLGDAASHIIFDNVMLYMMFFYTDIFGIPAGYVGTMFLLARALDAISDPCMGLLADRTRTRWGKFRPYVLFGAIPFGIVCVFTYTTPELSMTGKMIYAAITYTLLTLMYTVVNIPYCALGGVITSDPTQRISLQSYRFVLATAGGMLSTVLMMPLVNYIGGEDKALGYQGGIAVLAIVAAIMLAICFATTKERVDPGKPTGTMREDLRDIWHNDQWRIVGLLTILNIMAVAVRGGAMMYYVTYILGNPVLFAWFLGVYSVGNLFGSALAKPLTDWKCKVSVFWWTNAILAVLSIGMFFLPVNGSVLMFIFIFVIGVLHQLVTPIQWVMMSDTVDYGEWNDGKRLTGISFAGTLFVLKLGLALAGAMIGWMLAGSGYQSGATTQNAATMTSIIALFTLVPAVCYLLSAIICKRYYILRTPLLRRILDEVAQGIRRNQQEFMK
- the yicI gene encoding alpha-xylosidase, which produces MKISDGNWLIQEGLLLTHPLQVFEVQRSGNDMVIYAAPKDASERASQLDSPLFTLRFFSPQTGVIGVRITHFDGETDKGPHYPLLQSDTPELRFEDNEEFAALHSGDLCVRVTKGNNWTLDFLRNGRRITGSVAKSNGYVQDANSQKTYMMERLDLGVGETVYGLGERFTALVKNGQTVETWNRDGGTSTEQSYKNIPFYLTNRGYGVLVNHPECVSFEVGSEKVSKVQFSVEGEYLEYFVIDGPTPKKVLDRYTRLTGRPALPPAWSFGLWLTTSFTTNYDEATVNSFIDGMAERQLPLHVFHFDCFWMKAFQWCDFEWDPQTFPDPQGMLQRLKARGLKICVWINPYIGQKSPLFHEGKEKGYLLKRPDGRVWQWDKWQAGMGIVDFTNPQACEWYAGHLKRLVDMGVDCFKTDFGERIPTDVVWHDGCDPQKMHNHYAFVYNKLVYETLQDKLGASEAVLFARSASVGAQQFPVHWGGDCYATYESMAESLRGGLSIGLSGFGFWSHDIGGFENTAPAHIYKRWCAFGLLSSHSRLHGSKSYRVPWVYDDEACDVVRQFTQLKCRLMPYLYPASSQAASHGTPVMRAMMLEFPEDPPCDYLDRQYMLGDDLLVAPVFSEEGDVDFYLPQGRWTHLLSNEVAEGSRWHRQQHGFDSLPLYVRPNTLLALGSNDQKPDYDYSQQTEFHLFELEDGAVAESAITDLNGKTVFNLKAERRDGVITVTQEGQAAGWTLCLRNLSTVGEISGAHQKAGSQGVVLTPTSDCRELVITL
- a CDS encoding IS3 family transposase (programmed frameshift) gives rise to the protein MAKPKYTLETRMAVVSHYLYGNDGTQRTAERFGVERTSVRRWVRAWQLHGIDGITWKNDRHSPAFRIAVVRTVLGEELSMREAAARFNISNETVVRHWVNVYKDAGENGLLSIKPGRSKGMTKPKKASPLTDEALEKLSPEELRAELRYLRAENAYLKKLKALGSKREKRQKAAIISELRRNYALSDLLRAAGMSRSTWYHNMNALKRVDRHAGLKDKIREIYHHHKGRYGYRRITLSLRKQGLLVNHKTVQRLMAEVSLRSLIRVKKYRAWKGEAGKAASNLLSRDFSASKANEKWVTDVTEFSIQGKKLYLSPVLDLFNREIISYSLSERPVMEMVNTMLRDAFAKLSPEDAPLLHSDQGWQYRMAAYQAKLKAEGITQSMSRKGNCLDNAVMENFFGTLKSECFYLSQFGSLRELREAIEGYIHYYNNERISLKLKGLSPVEYRTQALKAA
- a CDS encoding CBM96 family carbohydrate-binding protein, whose amino-acid sequence is MKYRFYFSLLLACCAGISVPSVQAADGQANVVCSFSHMKPDDAILMPGMPGMAMSHDFVGNRSTDAFSTAESLLLHSGTTCNNAADSTGYWAPTMMLPDGQVVNPAYIKIYYQANNVAQYPITAYPHGLQLLAGDHRGSGPNPQVNFLCANGNGYTHTADQTCGLRSAGDAVQFNIAVMFPNCWDGVNLKAKGTKNAVYSDNSGKCPADHPVKIASVNMNIAYVLPQIQSLDVSKIKLSLDPQMIDGQLTPLWGSIYTAHGDFMNGWTEDATKFMADRCMNYSMECSTNIPYSYTDAEADTYVSNQTDAENNYGSVPTLLVQDDWRNSSRDYHKQMLALIKFKIPALPPNVDDYPGVSFKYKIRIYNGNISDTSAFTIFFYPTTPDGWDENTVNWNNKPSFKYTADASLYMDNVQQFRYVDVDKAVRAAIAAGQTEVAYYIGGERTGRIISVEAKESGKPPVLMLAGYQKVVEP
- the xylR gene encoding D-xylose utilization transcriptional activator XylR (D-xylose enhances binding of XylR to the xyl promoter and activates transcription.), which produces MFEKRYRITLLFNANKVYDRQVVEGVGEYLQASQSDWDIFIEEDFRCRIDNIKDWLGDGVIADFDDREIETLLKDLNVPIVGVGGSYHQEDDYPPVHYIATDNYALVEAAFMHLKEKGINRFAFYGLPDAGGKRWAQEREHAFKKLVSAEQYQGVVYQGMETAPENWQHAQNRLADWIQTLPQQTGIIAVTDARARHLLQVCEHLNIPVPEKLSVIGIDNEELTRYLSRVALSSVVQGTRQMGYRAAKLLHQLLDQRDLPLQRILVPPVKVVERRSTDFRSLRDPAVIQAMHYIRYHACKGIKVEQVLDAIGMSRSNLEKRFKDETGQTIHGVIHEEKLDRARNLLAATSISINEISQMCGYPSLQYFYSVFKKGYEMTPKEYRSIHGESVYQDV
- the xylH gene encoding xylose ABC transporter permease XylH: MSKFPQPGTPSAAVNESGSEAVLSVKKLKSINLQVFVMLAAIAVIIVFFSVTTDGAYISARNVSNLLRQTAITGILAVGMVFVIISAEIDLSVGSMMGLLGGVAAIFDVWLGWPLPLTIVVTLALGLLLGAWNGWWVAYRKVPSFIVTLAGMLAFRGILIGITSGTTVSPTTPAMSLIGQSYLPDTLGFGIGAVALALFIGWQWHRRKQRAALGLPVSAAKNDVTRQALTAIIALGAIYLLNDYRGVPTPVLILVALMLGGMFMASRTSFGRRIYAIGGNIEAARLSGVNVERSKLAVFAINGLMVAIAGLILSSRLGAGSPSAGNIAELDAIAACVIGGTSLAGGVGSVAGAVMGAFIMASLDNGMSMLDVPTFWQYIVKGAILLLAVWMDSATKRRA